A stretch of the Lolium perenne isolate Kyuss_39 chromosome 3, Kyuss_2.0, whole genome shotgun sequence genome encodes the following:
- the LOC127345891 gene encoding BRCA1-associated RING domain protein 1 isoform X2, translating to MSCGERPLPPPGFGADRRPHRGDSTGTMSATRTSTVVNIETETDDGSLEVLQQSYRLNEPMASQSSSRTKASLAGFHGPIVLYRKGRIVSSDEGNPKNAIYVHKECMDWAPRVYLVGDDIFNMEKEISRSSRLKCSRCKLPGAALGCYHHPCPKNYHVPCAVMIPECCWDMKNRHVWCPKHASDPLPCDVTSSPIMESGITSPILQNRCSGKGLRLLTKGYSQCSGKGLRLLTKGYSQCSAGYRREEKQMNQSRTIVNEKVLLGSALSASQKDSLKKFASLTNSTLVEEWDKNVTHVIVDRSAGITCGRSYEVLMAILSGKWVVRAEWIVDCLAQLIPGPEICLAEPVTVPETSYEVEFFNASHISIEGPKKGRVGAAEGAPKLFSGLHFFLSAYMDLELRENLENLISAAEGKVLEAQESACENTTKVYFVYVGGPPRDFAATLLVDKEIEEARNYAACGAQVICHLWLFDAIMSYDAALLERSYREGR from the exons ATGAGCTGCGGCGAGAGGCCACTCCCGCCGCCAGGGTTCGGCGCCGACCGGCGACCACACCGGGGAGATTCCACAG GTACCATGTCTGCCACTCGTACCAGCACGGTGGTCAACATAGAAACAGAAACTGACGATGGAAGTCTTGAGGTTCTACAACAAAGTTACAGGCTGAACGAGCCAATGGCTAGTCAAAGCAGCAGTCGTACAAAAGCAAGCCTCGCTGGG TTTCATGGTCCCATAGTCCTGTATCGAAAGGGAAGGATTGTGTCCAGTGACGAGGGCAACCCAAAAAATGCCATCTATGTTCATAAAGAGTGCATGGACTG GGCCCCAAGAGTGTATCTTGTTGGCGATGATATTTTTAACATGGAGAAGGAAATCAGCCGTTCATCAAGGTTGAAATGCAGCAGATGCAAACTTCCGGGGGCAGCTCTTGGTTGTTATCACCACCCCTGCCCCAAAAATTATCATGTTCCATGTGCAGTGATGATCCCAGAATGCTGCTGGGATATG AAAAATCGCCATGTTTGGTGCCCCAAGCATGCATCTGATCCATTACCATGTGATGTAACGAGCTCACCAATAATGGAAAGTGGCATTACTTCTCCCATCCTTCAAAA CCGATGTTCAGGCAAAGGACTTAGACTACTAACAAAGGGGTACAGCCAATGTTCAGGCAAAGGACTTAGACTACTAACAAAGGGGTACAGCCAATGTTCAGCCGGTTACCGGAGAGAAGAAAAACAAATGAACCAGTCAAGAACCATTGTGAACGAAAAGGTCCTGCTTGGTTCAGCTTTAAGTGCATCACAGAAG GATTCTCTCAAAAAATTTGCTTCCTTGACCAATTCAACCTTGGTTGAGGAATGGGACAAAAATGTGACTCATGTTATTGTGGACAGAAGTGCGGGTATCACATGTGGCAGGTCATATGAGGTCCTGATGGCGATACTCTCTGGAAAATGGGTTGTCAGAGCTGAAT GGATTGTGGATTGCTTGGCTCAGCTGATTCCAGGTCCAGAAATTTGCTTGGCAGAGCCAGTTACAGTTCCGGAAACTTCTTATGAGGTGGAATTCTTCAATGCTTCGCACATATCGATTGAGGGACCAAAGAAAGGAAGAGTTGGAGCAGCTGAAGGG GCACCAAAGCTTTTCTCAGGGCTGCATTTCTTCCTCAGCGCGTACATGGACCTGGAACTCAGGGAAAACCTAGAAAATCTCATATCAGCCGCGGAAGGGAAGGTCCTGGAGGCACAGGAGAGTGCGTGCGAAAATACCACCAAGGTATACTTCGTCTATGTTGGCGGCCCTCCAAGAGATTTCGCTGCCACTTTACTTGTTGACAAGGAGATAGAGGAGGCACGGAACTATGCGGCATGTGGAGCGCAGGTGATCTGCCACCTTTGGCTGTTTGATGCCATCATGTCTTACGATGCGGCGCTGCTGGAACGGAGTTATCGCGAGGGCCGCTAG
- the LOC127345891 gene encoding BRCA1-associated RING domain protein 1 isoform X1, giving the protein MSCGERPLPPPGFGADRRPHRGDSTGTMSATRTSTVVNIETETDDGSLEVLQQSYRLNEPMASQSSSRTKASLAGNNNVSPTKGPYKRVCADATKVASLGVNASKTGQHLRPCKKSKGLGKHSKLEDYQGDAELRRLQTPINIFEDECVFCHSFRTSENFHGPIVLYRKGRIVSSDEGNPKNAIYVHKECMDWAPRVYLVGDDIFNMEKEISRSSRLKCSRCKLPGAALGCYHHPCPKNYHVPCAVMIPECCWDMKNRHVWCPKHASDPLPCDVTSSPIMESGITSPILQNRCSGKGLRLLTKGYSQCSGKGLRLLTKGYSQCSAGYRREEKQMNQSRTIVNEKVLLGSALSASQKDSLKKFASLTNSTLVEEWDKNVTHVIVDRSAGITCGRSYEVLMAILSGKWVVRAEWIVDCLAQLIPGPEICLAEPVTVPETSYEVEFFNASHISIEGPKKGRVGAAEGAPKLFSGLHFFLSAYMDLELRENLENLISAAEGKVLEAQESACENTTKVYFVYVGGPPRDFAATLLVDKEIEEARNYAACGAQVICHLWLFDAIMSYDAALLERSYREGR; this is encoded by the exons ATGAGCTGCGGCGAGAGGCCACTCCCGCCGCCAGGGTTCGGCGCCGACCGGCGACCACACCGGGGAGATTCCACAG GTACCATGTCTGCCACTCGTACCAGCACGGTGGTCAACATAGAAACAGAAACTGACGATGGAAGTCTTGAGGTTCTACAACAAAGTTACAGGCTGAACGAGCCAATGGCTAGTCAAAGCAGCAGTCGTACAAAAGCAAGCCTCGCTGGG AATAATAATGTGTCACCCACAAAGGgtccatataagagagtttgtgcTGATGCAACCAAAGTTGCATCACTAGGTGTTAATGCAAGTAAAACTGGACAGCACCTGCGCCCCTGTAAAAAAAGCAAGGGTTTAGGGAAACATAGCAAGTTGGAAGACTATCAAGGTGATGCTGAATTGAGGAGACTGCAAACACCAATCAACATATTTGAAGATGAATGCGTTTTCTGCCATTCATTTAGAACCAGTGAGAAT TTTCATGGTCCCATAGTCCTGTATCGAAAGGGAAGGATTGTGTCCAGTGACGAGGGCAACCCAAAAAATGCCATCTATGTTCATAAAGAGTGCATGGACTG GGCCCCAAGAGTGTATCTTGTTGGCGATGATATTTTTAACATGGAGAAGGAAATCAGCCGTTCATCAAGGTTGAAATGCAGCAGATGCAAACTTCCGGGGGCAGCTCTTGGTTGTTATCACCACCCCTGCCCCAAAAATTATCATGTTCCATGTGCAGTGATGATCCCAGAATGCTGCTGGGATATG AAAAATCGCCATGTTTGGTGCCCCAAGCATGCATCTGATCCATTACCATGTGATGTAACGAGCTCACCAATAATGGAAAGTGGCATTACTTCTCCCATCCTTCAAAA CCGATGTTCAGGCAAAGGACTTAGACTACTAACAAAGGGGTACAGCCAATGTTCAGGCAAAGGACTTAGACTACTAACAAAGGGGTACAGCCAATGTTCAGCCGGTTACCGGAGAGAAGAAAAACAAATGAACCAGTCAAGAACCATTGTGAACGAAAAGGTCCTGCTTGGTTCAGCTTTAAGTGCATCACAGAAG GATTCTCTCAAAAAATTTGCTTCCTTGACCAATTCAACCTTGGTTGAGGAATGGGACAAAAATGTGACTCATGTTATTGTGGACAGAAGTGCGGGTATCACATGTGGCAGGTCATATGAGGTCCTGATGGCGATACTCTCTGGAAAATGGGTTGTCAGAGCTGAAT GGATTGTGGATTGCTTGGCTCAGCTGATTCCAGGTCCAGAAATTTGCTTGGCAGAGCCAGTTACAGTTCCGGAAACTTCTTATGAGGTGGAATTCTTCAATGCTTCGCACATATCGATTGAGGGACCAAAGAAAGGAAGAGTTGGAGCAGCTGAAGGG GCACCAAAGCTTTTCTCAGGGCTGCATTTCTTCCTCAGCGCGTACATGGACCTGGAACTCAGGGAAAACCTAGAAAATCTCATATCAGCCGCGGAAGGGAAGGTCCTGGAGGCACAGGAGAGTGCGTGCGAAAATACCACCAAGGTATACTTCGTCTATGTTGGCGGCCCTCCAAGAGATTTCGCTGCCACTTTACTTGTTGACAAGGAGATAGAGGAGGCACGGAACTATGCGGCATGTGGAGCGCAGGTGATCTGCCACCTTTGGCTGTTTGATGCCATCATGTCTTACGATGCGGCGCTGCTGGAACGGAGTTATCGCGAGGGCCGCTAG